The following proteins come from a genomic window of Allocoleopsis franciscana PCC 7113:
- the cas4 gene encoding CRISPR-associated protein Cas4, whose amino-acid sequence MTENYLPLAYLNAWEYCPRRFYLEYQLGEMEDNEHILLGRHLHRNINEEEINVEGDTLIYQQQWVWSDRLFVSGIIDAVEARDGELVPVEYKKGKMAQHLNDHFQLCAAALCLEERLGCCITYGEIFYHGNRRRQRVNFTPQLREATENAIASARLTATGKMPPPIDQAKKCQACSLIGICLPFEVKQLLRENV is encoded by the coding sequence ATGACTGAAAACTACTTACCGCTTGCGTACCTCAATGCTTGGGAATATTGTCCGCGTCGATTTTATCTGGAATACCAATTAGGAGAAATGGAGGATAACGAGCATATTCTCTTGGGACGCCATCTCCACCGCAATATTAATGAGGAGGAAATTAACGTTGAGGGCGACACCTTAATTTATCAGCAGCAATGGGTGTGGAGCGATCGCCTTTTTGTCAGCGGCATCATTGACGCGGTTGAAGCACGAGACGGTGAATTAGTCCCGGTGGAATACAAAAAGGGCAAGATGGCGCAGCACCTTAACGACCATTTTCAACTGTGTGCTGCTGCTTTGTGTTTGGAAGAACGTTTGGGATGTTGCATTACTTATGGAGAAATTTTCTACCACGGCAATCGACGGCGGCAGAGGGTGAATTTTACGCCCCAACTGCGGGAAGCAACCGAAAATGCGATCGCATCAGCACGACTCACCGCAACAGGAAAAATGCCGCCGCCCATCGACCAGGCGAAGAAATGTCAGGCGTGTAGCTTGATTGGAATTTGCCTGCCGTTTGAAGTCAAACAACTACTTCGGGAGAACGTTTAA
- the cas1 gene encoding CRISPR-associated endonuclease Cas1 → MSVLYVTQPEAVLSKKYEAFTVALKQEDGSWQKKSVPAQTVEQVVLMGNPQVTGDALVYALELGMPIHYLSEFGKYLGSALPGYSRNGPLRLAQYALYHDTKGRLELVKAIVSAKIHNQHLVLYRYKLMGNPLKSHKKLVAEQTTLDQVRGVEGLAAKDYFGCWDALLKEPWSFPRRNRRPPTDPVNSLLSFAYGLLRVQVTAAVHLAGLDPYIGYLHEVHHGQPSMVLDLMEEFRPLVADSLVLSVLSHRELQPDDFTESLGAYRLSEDGRKTFLQAFERFLTGMQWASLQISMEKLIKPSEDSVRVYVLDAGALKRTLTYGSQQPRQDTTIIL, encoded by the coding sequence ATGTCTGTACTCTATGTTACTCAGCCGGAAGCTGTTTTAAGTAAGAAATACGAAGCCTTTACTGTAGCGCTGAAGCAGGAGGATGGTTCCTGGCAAAAAAAATCTGTCCCGGCGCAAACGGTCGAACAGGTGGTATTAATGGGTAATCCCCAGGTTACGGGTGATGCTTTAGTCTATGCGCTGGAATTGGGGATGCCAATTCATTATCTTTCCGAGTTTGGTAAGTATCTCGGTAGCGCTTTACCCGGATATTCTCGCAATGGGCCGCTGCGGTTGGCTCAGTATGCCCTTTATCACGATACCAAAGGGCGGCTGGAGTTGGTAAAAGCGATCGTTTCTGCCAAAATCCACAACCAGCATCTAGTTTTGTATCGTTACAAACTGATGGGCAATCCTCTCAAGTCCCACAAAAAACTGGTTGCGGAGCAAACCACGCTTGACCAGGTGCGGGGTGTGGAAGGATTGGCAGCGAAGGATTATTTTGGCTGTTGGGATGCTTTGTTGAAAGAACCTTGGTCGTTCCCTCGACGCAATCGTCGTCCTCCTACTGACCCGGTTAACTCACTGTTGAGTTTTGCCTACGGATTGCTACGGGTGCAGGTGACGGCAGCAGTACACTTGGCGGGATTAGATCCGTATATCGGCTATCTACATGAGGTGCATCATGGACAGCCCTCAATGGTGCTCGATCTGATGGAAGAGTTCCGTCCGCTGGTGGCGGATAGCTTGGTGCTGTCGGTGTTGAGTCATCGAGAACTCCAGCCAGATGATTTTACAGAAAGTTTGGGGGCTTACCGCTTGTCGGAGGATGGACGAAAGACGTTTCTCCAAGCCTTTGAGCGCTTTTTGACAGGAATGCAGTGGGCTTCGCTGCAAATCTCTATGGAGAAGTTGATTAAGCCCTCTGAGGATTCGGTACGAGTTTACGTGTTGGATGCGGGGGCCTTGAAGCGTACCCTGACCTACGGTTCCCAACAGCCTCGCCAAGACACAACGATCATTCTATAA
- a CDS encoding TnsA endonuclease N-terminal domain-containing protein, with protein sequence MLDGEQFVRWCQQLALAEPTRKYIELLRSSPPARVVRSRAGNVSGRYPSRKMGVTIQFESHHNELAGIYEMEYDPDVLEYYDQPSGLKLSYQALCGRKVGVLHTPDFFVLRQTSAGWEEWKTLDELVRLSAKMPARYVQEIEGQWHCPPGEEVAQSLGLYYRIRCNAEIDWVFQNNLHFLEDYLQPSHLDLEENVRANITLLVELHPGITLGELLQQGYNCDEVYTLIAQNHLKVNWRGVNIAQLGSQRQIFPASQKVCQTETTKWRRASTLELAPNLVDLKPGSPVVWNGKSLSILNRGETHTALLNEEEKVIQLPNVALLELVKQGELTGVVTHSLPSAKEVNDLLAKASVDDCAQANRRYSIIAPYLTGELQTSNQVVSTRTIRRWLHSWQKAQEQYGCGYVGLLPRVSSKGNRQSKLPEATQKIVDEFIANNYLNLKQQGKFAVYSSLVRACEQQGITPCSYKTFVRNIHQKSNYEQALKRQGRRAAYKHEPFYWELEVNTPRHGQRPFEICHIDHTQLDIELVSSHTSVNLGRPWATFLTDAYSRRILAVYLCFDPPSYRSCMMVMRECVRRHGRLPHTIVVDGAKEFMSVYFERLLAAYSCTKKTRPAAKPRFGSVCERLFGTANTMLIHNLQGNTQINKNSRAVTKSVNPRNLAIWTLGSLYQNLCDWAYEFYDNKEHPALLKSPRAAFSDGLLQTGLRPHKLIPYDETFRILTLPTTSKGTAKVIPNQGVKINHIYYWHNSFRNPEIEKTQVLVRYDPNDVGIAYAYIKGQWVNCISQHYSSLAGHS encoded by the coding sequence ATGCTGGACGGCGAACAGTTTGTGCGGTGGTGTCAGCAGTTAGCCTTGGCAGAACCGACAAGGAAATACATCGAACTGTTACGCAGTTCGCCACCTGCGCGTGTGGTACGCAGTAGGGCAGGCAACGTGAGTGGTCGTTACCCCAGTCGAAAAATGGGCGTGACGATTCAATTTGAGAGCCACCACAACGAATTGGCAGGCATCTATGAAATGGAATATGACCCAGATGTGCTGGAATATTACGATCAACCCAGTGGGCTTAAACTTAGCTATCAAGCTCTGTGTGGTCGGAAAGTAGGAGTCCTGCATACCCCAGATTTCTTCGTGTTGCGCCAAACATCTGCTGGCTGGGAAGAGTGGAAAACACTTGATGAATTAGTGCGATTATCAGCTAAGATGCCTGCTCGCTACGTGCAAGAAATTGAAGGTCAATGGCACTGTCCCCCAGGAGAAGAAGTAGCACAAAGCTTGGGATTATATTATCGCATCCGCTGCAACGCTGAAATTGACTGGGTTTTCCAAAATAATCTTCATTTTCTCGAAGACTACTTGCAGCCGTCCCATTTGGATCTAGAAGAGAACGTTCGTGCCAACATCACATTACTGGTAGAACTTCATCCAGGAATTACCTTAGGTGAATTGCTACAACAGGGGTACAACTGTGACGAGGTTTATACCCTAATTGCCCAAAATCATTTAAAGGTGAATTGGCGAGGTGTCAACATAGCGCAACTTGGTTCACAGCGTCAAATCTTTCCGGCTAGTCAGAAAGTTTGTCAAACCGAAACAACCAAGTGGAGAAGAGCATCAACCTTAGAATTAGCCCCTAACTTAGTTGACCTAAAACCTGGTTCTCCTGTGGTGTGGAATGGAAAAAGCTTATCGATTCTCAATCGGGGAGAAACCCATACAGCCCTACTCAATGAAGAGGAAAAAGTCATCCAACTGCCCAACGTTGCCCTATTGGAATTAGTCAAACAGGGTGAGTTAACAGGTGTTGTCACCCACTCCTTACCATCTGCAAAAGAAGTCAATGACCTTTTAGCCAAGGCTAGCGTCGATGATTGTGCACAAGCCAACCGCCGCTATTCCATCATTGCTCCCTACCTAACGGGTGAACTCCAAACCTCAAATCAGGTCGTCAGTACACGTACAATTCGCCGTTGGTTGCATTCGTGGCAAAAAGCCCAAGAGCAATATGGATGTGGTTATGTAGGTTTATTGCCTCGCGTCAGCTCTAAAGGTAATCGCCAATCCAAATTACCGGAAGCGACACAAAAAATCGTAGACGAATTCATTGCTAACAACTATCTAAATCTCAAACAGCAAGGAAAATTCGCCGTTTACAGTTCACTGGTACGAGCCTGTGAACAGCAAGGGATTACTCCTTGTAGCTACAAAACATTTGTCCGAAACATTCATCAAAAATCTAACTATGAACAGGCTTTGAAAAGGCAGGGGCGTAGGGCGGCTTACAAGCACGAACCTTTTTATTGGGAGCTAGAGGTAAACACCCCTAGGCACGGACAACGACCCTTTGAAATCTGCCATATTGACCATACACAATTAGATATTGAGCTAGTTAGCTCCCACACATCAGTAAATCTGGGTCGCCCTTGGGCTACCTTCCTAACAGACGCTTACTCACGACGAATACTAGCCGTTTATCTGTGTTTTGACCCACCGTCCTACCGTAGTTGCATGATGGTAATGCGCGAGTGTGTCCGTCGTCACGGACGCTTGCCCCACACGATAGTGGTGGATGGAGCCAAAGAATTCATGAGTGTTTACTTCGAGCGGCTACTAGCCGCTTACTCTTGCACGAAGAAAACCCGACCAGCGGCTAAACCCCGATTTGGTTCAGTATGCGAACGCTTGTTCGGGACAGCCAACACCATGTTGATTCACAATCTCCAGGGAAATACGCAAATTAACAAGAATTCTAGGGCTGTGACGAAAAGCGTTAATCCCCGTAATTTAGCTATTTGGACGCTGGGGAGTTTGTATCAGAATCTATGCGATTGGGCTTATGAATTTTACGACAACAAGGAGCATCCGGCACTCTTGAAAAGCCCAAGAGCAGCTTTTTCAGATGGCTTGTTGCAAACCGGATTGCGCCCACATAAACTGATTCCTTACGATGAAACCTTTCGGATTTTGACCCTACCAACAACATCCAAAGGAACTGCCAAAGTCATTCCTAATCAAGGAGTCAAAATTAACCACATCTACTATTGGCATAATAGTTTTCGGAATCCGGAAATTGAAAAGACTCAAGTTCTCGTGCGCTATGACCCAAATGATGTTGGGATTGCCTATGCCTACATAAAAGGTCAGTGGGTAAATTGCATCTCGCAGCACTATAGCAGCTTAGCGGGTCACTCTTAG
- a CDS encoding ATP-binding protein produces MFLFGPTGVGKTTLLHQVVKVLIEQNSRAMQLDCGHIPVAYVEARAPESGSFDWKDYYKSVLIALADPFVDYKLRTGSSRIEGRGSAQRLVKSRANLSDLREDVAAIIQQRRLIVFLVDEAQRFTKMASGRRQQDQMDAIQSMASFTSTRHGLFGTYELLQLRNLSGQLSRRSLDIHFPRYQADCSQDVKDFKRVLKSFACQMPLLEVPDLEQHWEYFYERSIGCVGIVKDWLTQALRKALGESASTLSLAHLTPYAPSVSKCMQMATEAIEGEKALLQSESELSRLRQKLGLTVKEPPTATEALLNSPTRSTANKKDKKTKKRRPGERNPQRDVIGGAPSVS; encoded by the coding sequence ATCTTTTTGTTTGGTCCTACCGGGGTGGGGAAAACAACCTTACTCCATCAAGTTGTGAAAGTGCTAATAGAGCAGAACTCCAGAGCTATGCAACTTGATTGTGGGCATATTCCTGTTGCTTATGTAGAAGCTCGCGCTCCCGAATCCGGGTCTTTCGACTGGAAAGATTATTATAAAAGCGTCTTGATAGCTTTAGCTGACCCCTTCGTTGATTATAAACTCAGAACTGGCAGTAGCCGAATTGAGGGCAGGGGTTCGGCTCAACGTCTAGTTAAATCAAGAGCCAACCTTTCAGATTTACGAGAGGATGTAGCCGCAATTATCCAACAACGTCGGTTAATTGTATTTCTAGTTGATGAAGCCCAACGCTTCACTAAAATGGCATCGGGACGAAGACAACAAGACCAAATGGATGCCATTCAGTCAATGGCAAGTTTCACGTCCACCCGACACGGACTTTTTGGCACTTATGAACTGCTACAGTTAAGAAATTTAAGCGGTCAATTGAGCCGCCGCAGTTTAGATATTCACTTTCCTCGTTATCAAGCGGATTGCTCACAGGACGTTAAAGATTTCAAACGGGTACTCAAAAGCTTTGCCTGCCAAATGCCCTTGTTAGAAGTCCCTGATTTAGAGCAGCATTGGGAATACTTTTACGAACGCAGTATCGGTTGTGTCGGGATAGTGAAAGATTGGCTGACACAAGCTTTGAGAAAAGCGTTGGGAGAATCAGCCTCTACCCTGAGCTTGGCACATCTTACACCTTATGCTCCCAGTGTTTCTAAATGTATGCAAATGGCAACTGAGGCGATAGAAGGTGAGAAAGCGCTGCTCCAATCGGAGAGCGAACTGAGCCGATTGCGTCAAAAATTGGGATTAACTGTTAAGGAGCCACCAACAGCAACAGAAGCCTTGCTCAATAGCCCGACCCGTTCTACGGCTAATAAAAAAGACAAGAAAACAAAGAAACGTCGTCCGGGAGAGCGTAATCCTCAACGGGATGTCATCGGAGGCGCTCCCAGTGTCAGTTGA
- a CDS encoding TniQ family protein, translating to MSVESWSNHQLWYSKTTTIPERSRLHPLEPIGVGTPTVESLTSYVARLAAAHRVPTGILLAQEVAQQVSRYQGNQHQGLSRWFFRVFFNDTGAWNGMGIMASEPVHVLEARTKQHQLRFLTLLRWANVLPSRGLLRTNKAWCPVCYDDWERCGKPIYEPLLWSLQVVTTCPVHQQVLWHQCPNCRRSLYPLEWNSRPGFCSRCQQWLGVSSFLSTGETSFDASPVEPPDWEWQIFVVYSVGKILEQAPFLESVPARENLAFCIDLCIQKATNGNAKAFAELMYLSASVPGEWRCGQALAQLGLLLRVCWCLSIPLVDFLTGRVVIEQPLSLKVLPITQQRRKTNRRFDALKVQMFLEAALSFEPPQSLKQVAATIGYDPGDISRFFPDLCHQISARYRLYRQAIRKS from the coding sequence GTGTCAGTTGAAAGCTGGAGTAATCATCAACTGTGGTATTCAAAAACCACAACAATTCCAGAGCGTAGCCGCCTGCATCCTCTTGAACCCATCGGTGTAGGAACGCCGACAGTAGAGAGTTTAACCAGTTATGTGGCTCGGTTGGCAGCAGCTCATCGAGTACCTACGGGTATTTTGCTAGCTCAAGAAGTCGCTCAACAAGTCAGTAGATATCAGGGCAATCAGCATCAAGGGTTATCCAGATGGTTTTTCCGTGTCTTTTTCAACGATACGGGGGCCTGGAATGGCATGGGAATTATGGCATCTGAGCCAGTTCATGTGTTAGAAGCACGAACCAAGCAGCATCAGTTACGGTTTCTCACTTTGTTACGTTGGGCTAACGTTTTACCGTCACGAGGTTTACTTCGTACCAACAAGGCTTGGTGTCCCGTGTGCTATGACGATTGGGAGCGTTGTGGCAAACCCATCTACGAGCCTTTATTATGGTCGCTCCAGGTAGTGACAACTTGTCCTGTTCATCAACAAGTTTTATGGCATCAATGTCCCAATTGTCGGCGGTCGCTCTACCCTCTAGAGTGGAATTCCCGACCGGGTTTCTGCTCTAGATGCCAACAGTGGTTGGGTGTGAGTTCATTTTTGAGTACAGGCGAGACCTCTTTTGATGCTTCCCCAGTAGAGCCACCTGATTGGGAATGGCAGATTTTTGTTGTGTACTCCGTGGGAAAAATTCTAGAGCAAGCACCTTTTCTTGAGTCTGTGCCAGCTAGAGAAAATCTGGCATTTTGTATTGACTTATGTATTCAAAAAGCTACCAACGGTAATGCTAAAGCTTTTGCTGAGTTAATGTACCTGAGTGCTTCCGTACCAGGAGAATGGCGATGTGGTCAAGCACTGGCACAATTAGGTTTGCTCTTACGAGTTTGTTGGTGTCTTTCTATTCCTTTAGTTGATTTCCTCACTGGCCGGGTAGTGATTGAGCAACCGCTATCGTTGAAGGTTTTGCCTATCACTCAACAAAGGAGAAAAACTAATCGGCGCTTTGATGCGCTGAAAGTACAAATGTTTTTAGAGGCAGCTTTGTCTTTTGAACCACCCCAGTCTCTCAAGCAAGTGGCTGCTACTATTGGATACGACCCTGGCGATATCTCCCGATTTTTCCCAGACTTGTGCCACCAAATTTCCGCTCGTTACAGATTATACCGACAAGCAATCAGAAAGTCCTAG
- the recD2 gene encoding SF1B family DNA helicase RecD2, which translates to MSTNSTPQLESLEGIVERITFHSDESGYTVARFKVPRTPDLVTIIGNFAQIEAGQTLKLSGIWRDHPKFGQQFQVTQYRETKPATLTGMEKYLGSGLIKGVGPVTAKRIVAHFGLETLDVIENQIERLLEVPGIAHKRVKMIQSAWEKQKAIKEVMVFLQGHGVSTTYAVKIFKQYGDAAIAKVTENPYQLAADIYGIGFVTADTLARNLGIEPGSEFRYRAGIVHVLGEAAEDGHCFLPFEELVEQTVKRLAIDDHQPQKNAIARLIQQMGQLNELVLESSPDQLLCYKPSFFQTEQNLAQRLRQQLTSPVTVDLPRVRRWLLRFREKTGIELSEQQQQAVEIAASERVLVLTGGPGCGKTFTTRTIVALWKAMGFSIALAAPTGRAAQRLSEMTGQPASTLHRLLEFDPKTFGFKHDESNPMEADAIVVDEASMLDLFLAYSLMKAVKPEAQLLLVGDIDQLPSVGPGNVLRDLIVSQCVPVARLTQVFRQAQASQIVTNAHQINLGKYPQLESVSLTPRSDCLWLGAPEPDYGVQGIMELLTDVIPQLGFNPTTDVQVLSPSTRGVVGTRNLNQVLQNLLNPPSASKAEVVRGGTILRVGDRLIQRVNDYQREVFNGDLGVIVAIDNEEQEIRVQFDQRQVTYDYADLLEVDLAWAVTIHKSQGSEYPVVVLPLFPQHYLMLSRNLLYTGLTRAKRLAVIVGPKKAVAMAVNQVKDQKRYTGLAWRLSGKVLR; encoded by the coding sequence ATGTCAACAAATAGCACTCCTCAACTAGAATCCCTGGAAGGAATCGTGGAACGGATAACCTTTCATTCCGATGAATCCGGTTACACCGTTGCCCGCTTCAAAGTCCCCCGGACTCCGGATTTAGTCACCATCATCGGCAACTTTGCTCAGATTGAAGCAGGGCAAACCCTCAAGCTTTCTGGCATTTGGCGCGACCATCCTAAATTTGGACAACAGTTCCAAGTGACTCAATACCGGGAAACCAAACCCGCTACCCTCACGGGAATGGAAAAGTACTTGGGTAGCGGTTTAATCAAAGGCGTTGGCCCCGTAACTGCCAAGCGAATTGTCGCTCACTTTGGCCTGGAAACCCTCGATGTCATCGAAAACCAAATTGAACGCCTGCTGGAAGTGCCAGGAATCGCCCATAAGCGGGTGAAAATGATTCAAAGTGCTTGGGAAAAGCAGAAAGCCATTAAAGAGGTGATGGTCTTTTTGCAAGGGCATGGGGTGTCCACCACTTATGCGGTTAAGATTTTTAAGCAGTATGGAGACGCGGCGATAGCCAAAGTCACTGAGAACCCCTATCAACTGGCTGCCGATATCTACGGCATTGGCTTTGTCACGGCCGATACTCTAGCTCGGAATTTGGGCATCGAACCCGGTTCAGAATTTCGCTACCGGGCGGGAATTGTTCACGTTTTGGGAGAAGCGGCAGAAGATGGACACTGCTTTTTGCCTTTTGAGGAACTGGTAGAGCAGACGGTGAAACGATTGGCGATTGATGACCATCAACCCCAAAAGAATGCGATCGCTCGTCTAATCCAACAGATGGGTCAGCTTAATGAGTTAGTCCTGGAAAGCTCGCCCGACCAGCTACTTTGCTACAAACCCTCCTTTTTCCAAACCGAACAGAACCTAGCCCAGCGATTACGACAACAGCTCACGAGTCCCGTTACGGTTGACTTGCCCAGAGTCCGCCGTTGGCTCTTGCGCTTCCGGGAGAAAACCGGGATAGAACTGAGCGAGCAACAACAGCAGGCGGTGGAGATAGCCGCCAGTGAGCGCGTGTTGGTATTGACGGGTGGCCCTGGATGCGGTAAGACGTTTACCACTCGCACGATTGTTGCCTTGTGGAAAGCGATGGGCTTCTCGATCGCTTTGGCGGCACCAACAGGGAGGGCGGCTCAGCGGTTGAGTGAAATGACGGGGCAACCTGCTTCTACCTTACATCGGCTGTTGGAGTTTGACCCTAAGACGTTTGGCTTTAAGCACGATGAGTCCAATCCAATGGAAGCCGATGCGATTGTGGTGGATGAAGCTTCCATGCTGGATTTGTTTTTGGCTTACTCTCTGATGAAAGCTGTCAAACCAGAGGCTCAACTGTTGTTGGTGGGAGACATCGACCAGTTGCCTAGCGTAGGACCGGGGAATGTGCTGCGGGACTTAATTGTGTCACAGTGCGTCCCCGTTGCCCGACTGACGCAGGTATTCCGCCAAGCGCAAGCTAGCCAAATTGTGACCAATGCTCACCAAATAAATCTTGGGAAATATCCCCAGTTGGAATCTGTTTCCCTTACCCCTCGTTCTGACTGTTTGTGGTTAGGAGCACCGGAACCGGATTATGGGGTGCAGGGGATTATGGAGTTGCTGACTGATGTTATTCCTCAGTTGGGGTTTAATCCAACGACTGATGTGCAGGTGCTGTCTCCCTCGACACGGGGGGTGGTGGGAACCCGGAACCTTAACCAAGTGCTTCAGAATCTGCTCAATCCACCCAGTGCGAGTAAAGCGGAGGTGGTGCGGGGAGGAACGATTTTGCGCGTGGGCGATCGCTTGATTCAACGAGTGAATGATTATCAAAGGGAGGTGTTCAATGGTGATTTGGGGGTGATTGTAGCCATAGACAATGAGGAGCAGGAAATCAGGGTTCAGTTTGACCAACGCCAGGTGACGTATGATTATGCGGATTTGTTAGAGGTGGATTTGGCTTGGGCGGTGACGATTCACAAGTCGCAGGGGAGTGAGTATCCGGTGGTGGTGCTGCCGCTGTTTCCTCAACATTATCTGATGCTGTCGCGTAATCTGCTGTATACGGGGTTGACGAGAGCTAAGCGGTTGGCTGTGATCGTGGGGCCAAAAAAGGCGGTGGCGATGGCGGTGAATCAGGTTAAAGACCAGAAGCGGTATACGGGGCTGGCGTGGCGGTTGAGTGGGAAGGTGTTGCGGTAG
- a CDS encoding DNA cytosine methyltransferase codes for MVRELVWTDLCSGIGAGFPYAGCKYAELNLIATCDTDEYAQDILLKRYPRAICIKDVRLWVSVSQSLPAVELVTASPPCQPFSVQGKRLGIEDKRDCFPALIGTIAHSTPRFFCIENVPGLLSCPIRPGAGAGTYFTFILSAMAVIGYDVEWLCVESGHFAAPWRRKRLLMVGFPRGIIPHQSRPWIEQVREQLSCERDSWEGRGLQPGLAGVEERTVEGVLVPVGVKNGDRVIRRRREALGNALDPRVAEIALRRVLYLNRLTQSPRTK; via the coding sequence ATGGTTAGAGAACTGGTCTGGACAGATTTGTGTAGCGGAATCGGAGCCGGTTTTCCTTACGCTGGATGCAAGTATGCAGAACTCAACCTCATCGCCACCTGCGACACAGACGAGTATGCTCAAGATATCCTGCTCAAGCGATATCCAAGAGCCATCTGCATCAAAGATGTTCGATTATGGGTATCGGTCAGCCAAAGCTTACCAGCAGTTGAACTTGTTACAGCCAGTCCTCCCTGCCAGCCGTTCTCAGTCCAAGGAAAACGCCTCGGTATTGAGGACAAGCGAGACTGTTTTCCCGCCCTTATTGGAACGATCGCTCACTCAACACCTCGATTCTTCTGTATTGAAAATGTACCCGGACTTCTCAGTTGTCCCATCAGACCAGGAGCAGGAGCTGGGACATATTTCACTTTTATCCTCAGTGCAATGGCCGTCATCGGGTACGATGTCGAGTGGCTTTGTGTCGAGAGCGGACACTTTGCTGCCCCTTGGCGTCGGAAACGATTGCTCATGGTTGGGTTCCCACGGGGCATTATCCCACACCAGTCGCGCCCCTGGATTGAGCAAGTCAGAGAGCAGCTCTCGTGCGAAAGGGATTCTTGGGAAGGGCGAGGTTTACAACCCGGACTGGCTGGAGTTGAAGAACGGACTGTCGAGGGGGTACTCGTCCCCGTTGGAGTTAAGAACGGCGACAGAGTTATTAGAAGGCGACGAGAAGCGCTCGGCAACGCCCTCGACCCCAGAGTGGCAGAAATCGCCCTCCGTCGAGTCTTATACCTCAACCGCCTCACCCAATCCCCTAGAACTAAATGA
- a CDS encoding helix-turn-helix domain-containing protein: protein MINSTAHRNLRGLIEVEEFSDPPRTEPRLYQSKPITPIATPPPMVSSLQAQLRPDQWQQDSSGISCFQHQAKGNPNNIIKHYIASPGNITVLPWDEALQIIDKFGLTTAKLHLIFAAHTMRQDKPWSSQFTLKGSDLIEEMGWDKNHNSPAYEKRKDIAMVAFVLDCLLIEATWVEGKHKKGGILASVETSRMWNVQVQLTGQRNLEGKVEQPDEVYITIQPGLWTRSFLNKAGCQAKDALYQFGYLAQEVLKIDPYHDELALRLAILLTMESRFRTSGTYEVKNLLEALVPQTVIDEARANRDKAYKLANRWNHALAALMELSQAFQVEFDPKTYPEELRPGSKARKPRGYFEQLLAAKITIHPPAPIPALLATKTKPEPTQPKLKSARRTTSSPTSQRAKLTGAQIRNARNVKGWSQATLAGWLGVSQRYVSMIERGDRIPTPEQESNFRQLLNIQ from the coding sequence ATGATCAACTCTACAGCTCATCGCAACCTGAGAGGTTTAATTGAAGTCGAGGAGTTCTCAGACCCACCCCGTACAGAGCCGCGACTGTATCAAAGTAAACCTATTACGCCGATCGCTACACCCCCTCCTATGGTATCCAGCCTCCAGGCACAATTGAGACCCGACCAGTGGCAGCAAGATTCTTCGGGTATCAGCTGCTTCCAGCATCAAGCGAAGGGGAACCCGAATAACATCATCAAACACTACATCGCTAGTCCTGGTAACATCACTGTCCTCCCTTGGGATGAAGCCCTGCAAATCATTGATAAGTTTGGGTTGACCACGGCCAAGCTACACCTGATTTTCGCTGCTCATACGATGAGGCAAGATAAGCCTTGGTCGAGCCAATTTACTCTAAAGGGTAGTGACTTGATTGAGGAAATGGGCTGGGACAAAAACCACAATTCCCCAGCTTATGAGAAGCGCAAGGATATTGCTATGGTGGCTTTTGTCCTGGATTGTCTGTTGATCGAAGCCACTTGGGTCGAAGGTAAGCATAAAAAAGGTGGCATTCTTGCCAGCGTTGAAACCTCCCGCATGTGGAACGTTCAAGTTCAACTAACTGGTCAACGAAATCTAGAGGGTAAGGTAGAGCAACCCGATGAAGTGTACATAACAATTCAACCGGGATTGTGGACTCGAAGCTTTTTAAACAAAGCTGGATGCCAAGCTAAAGATGCCTTATACCAGTTCGGTTATTTGGCTCAAGAGGTTCTTAAGATTGACCCTTACCATGATGAGCTAGCTTTGCGGTTGGCGATTCTCCTGACAATGGAAAGTCGGTTCCGCACCAGTGGTACTTACGAAGTAAAAAACCTATTGGAAGCACTTGTGCCCCAAACGGTCATTGACGAAGCTCGAGCCAACCGCGACAAGGCTTATAAATTAGCAAATCGCTGGAATCATGCCTTAGCAGCGCTGATGGAATTAAGTCAAGCGTTTCAAGTTGAATTTGACCCCAAAACCTACCCAGAAGAGTTGCGACCTGGTAGCAAAGCTCGGAAACCGAGGGGGTACTTCGAGCAGTTGCTAGCCGCCAAAATCACCATTCATCCTCCAGCGCCTATCCCAGCACTGCTGGCAACCAAAACTAAACCAGAGCCAACCCAACCTAAATTGAAGTCCGCTCGTCGAACTACAAGTTCGCCTACATCACAACGCGCCAAGTTAACTGGCGCTCAAATCCGAAATGCCCGGAACGTCAAGGGCTGGAGCCAAGCCACATTGGCTGGATGGTTGGGAGTGTCGCAACGTTACGTCTCTATGATCGAGCGCGGCGATCGCATTCCCACACCCGAACAAGAATCCAACTTCCGCCAACTATTGAACATTCAATAA